One genomic window of Arachis stenosperma cultivar V10309 chromosome 10, arast.V10309.gnm1.PFL2, whole genome shotgun sequence includes the following:
- the LOC130956593 gene encoding uncharacterized protein LOC130956593: MASEESFLVLVHYRGSIKRKTRSGVKFTDKDPLCIIVTPTTTYDALVSSVLEKLGLAGVKRVKKFFYRIPTAVLHDTVKFDCFTIGSDEDLQVMFLSRRQFPEVRTPELLAKLVDVVSSSGGSNRNATTIAAVAGSSSRPAVASSSAPVYEPPMQPVASPSFAVDLSGNVGDQVRHGEHIPTEVHCPTPAGVGDGLFDDPDDDDAEPDFIADESGDDVGTTVPTRAIGGSSSGTQQYPPHFSSLDLDAMRQDDDVLQASGFGARDTEGSAGMNEFQVGQQFQDKDEALLSVKTYSIRRGVQYKVVESDYRRYVGKCSEFGNGCTWLIRLSLRQRKCIWEVKRYNGPHTCLASSISSDHRSLDYHVISTFVMPMVRADAGVNIKVLQNATAAHFGFRPTYRRVWMAKQKAVAVIYGDWEESYNELPRWVLGVQLTMAGTVAVLRTCPVRVGGQVDDSQVYFHRLFWTFPPCIQAFRHCKPLVSIDGTHLYGKYGGTLLVAIAQDGNSNILPVAFALVEGENAESWSFFLSHLREHVTPQPGLLVISDRHNGIKAALEAPDGGWLPPAAYRAFCIRHVAANFALTFKGKDARRLLVNAAYAKTEVEFDYWFDILRSENPAMCDWANRIEYSLWT; encoded by the coding sequence atggctagtgaggagagtttCCTAGTTCTGGTACATTACAGAGGGTCCATTAAGAGAAAAACTCGGTCCGGCGTTAAGTTCACTGATAAGGATCCCCTATGTATTATCGTGACGCCGACAACCACCTACGATGCACTTGTTAGCTCTGTGTTGGAGAAGCTGGGTCTTGCAGGCGTTAAAAGGGTGAAGAAGTTTTTCTACCGCATTCCTACAGCGGTGCTCCATGACACCGTGAAGTTTGATTGTTTCACAATCGGTAGTGACGAGGACTTGCAGGTTATGTTTCTTTCTCGTAGGCAGTTTCCCGAGGTAAGGACACCGGAGTTGTTGGCTAAGTTGGTTGATGTGGTATCTAGCTCGGGTGGTTCGAACCGGAATGCCACTACTATAGCCGCGGTTGCCGGCTCGAGCTCGAGACCTGCTGTTGCTTCATCCTCTGCTCCTGTGTATGAGCCACCGATGCAGCCTGTTGCGTCCCCTTCGTTTGCCGTTGATCTGAGCGGCAATGTTGGAGACCAGGTTCGGCACGGGGAACATATTCCCACCGAGGTACATTGTCCCACACCGGCTGGTGTTGGTGATGGTTTGTTTGATGATCCAGATGACGATGACGCGGAGCCGGATTTCATCGCTGATGAAAGCGGCGATGATGTTGGGACTACTGTTCCGACAAGGGCTATAGGTGGATCTAGTTCTGGCACACAGCAGTATCCACCCCATTTTTCCTCATTGGACCTTGATGCCATGCGGCAAGACGATGATGTTCTGCAGGCCTCAGGATTTGGTGCTAGAGATACCGAGGGGTCTGCCGGTATGAACGAGTTCCAGGTTggccaacaatttcaagataaaGATGAGGCGCTGTTGAGTGTGAAGACGTACAGTATCCGTCGAGGGGTCCAGTACAAGGTCGTTGAGTCTGATTATCGCAGGTACGTGGGAAAGTGTTCTGAGTTTGGGAATGGGTGCACATGGCTAATTCGGTTGAGTCTCCGACAGCGGAAGTGTATCTGGGAAGTGAAGCGATACAACGGACCGCATACATGTCTTGCCAGCTCCATCTCCAGCGACCATAGGAGTCTGGACTACCATGTCATATCCACCTTCGTTATGCCGATGGTTAGGGCTGATGCAGGTGTGAACATCAAGGTGCTCCAAAATGCCACGGCCGCACACTTTGGGTTCAGGCCTACGTACCGGAGGGTATGGATGGCGAAGCAGAAGGCCGTTGCCGTGATATATGGGGACTGGGAGGAGTCGTACAATGAGCTCCCTAGGTGGGTTTTAGGAGTGCAGCTGACGATGGCTGGCACTGTAGCCGTCCTCAGGACTTGCCCTGTTCGAGTTGGGGGACAGGTTGACGATTCTCAGGTTTATTTTCATAGGCTGTTCTGGACTTTCCCCCCTTGTATCCAGGCATTCCGTCATTGCAAGCCTTTGGTGAGTATTGACGGCACCCATTTATATGGGAAGTATGGGGGAACACTGCTAGTCGCCATTGCACAAGACGGAAACTCGAACATCCTACCCGTGGCATTTGCACTAGTTGAGGGTGAGAATGCTGAGTCAtggtctttctttctttcccacCTCCGTGAGCACGTGACACCTCAGCCCGGTCTGTTAGTTATTTCAGATAGGCACAACGGTATAAAGGCAGCCCTGGAGGCTCCGGATGGGGGATGGCTACCGCCTGCTGCGTACCGGGCTTTCTGCATTCGACACGTTGCAGCGAATTTTGCGTTGACGTTCAAGGGAAAAGATGCACGGAGGCTTCTTGTTAACGCCGCATATGCCAAGACCGAGGTGGAGTTCGACTACTGGTTTGACATTCTGCGCTCTGAGAATCCGGCAATGTGTGACTGGGCGAACCGAATCGAGTATTCGTTGTGGACATAG